In the Gemmobacter fulvus genome, GACTGGATGCTCGCCCTCGACGCAACCGCCGATCAGTCAGCCGGCGGAGCAGTGTTGTTGTTGGTCGCCCTCGTCTGCCCTCGGGGCAGCCGAAACGTGGCGGGCGCGACGAATGCCGACCTGGCGGTACGGCGCTGAGCGTCTCGACCTTCCAGCGGGTGCTCGGTCAACGGAAGGGGCCGCAGCGAACAACCGCCATGGCGAACGTTCGATCTCTGTTCCGCCTTAACTAACTCCACCGGCGTCGAAGTATTGCGGTCGACACCTGGCTCTATTGATGGCGTGGATGGCATAAGTACACTGCGCTTTCCATTCTGTCCCGGCGCGTCGGGAGTGTGAGGAGTTCAATGAACAGTAAGGGCAAAGGATCGACAATATCCGGGTCAGAGAAAGCAGTATTTGTGCTGGAGCCAACGAGCTCGGTGTGTTGATCTGCTTCTGATCCGCGCAACGCCATACCTGCCCGCGGCTGTATCAATCGCCACAACGAGAGGGCTGATACATGACCGCATCCACTACACCAAGTGGGCCGATGCCTTCGGGGTCGACCGCTACGGCTCCGAGATCATCGTGGAGAGGGTCGGCTTCCTGAGCCGCTCGAAGTCTGGTGAAGGCGAAGACCCTGAACTGCTCGACCACGAGGATCGATTTTCGGGCTGAGACCCCACAGATGAGACCCGGCCTTGGCACAAAGACTCTCAGCCGTTTGGAAACAGGATCGCTTCGACGTCCATCGCGCCGTTCAGCACGTGCAGGATCACAATCCGGTCCTCTGCAATGCAATAGAAAATCAGATACCGGCCATGAACCCGGCGACGCACACCGTGGTGCTCATAGCGTGGGATGATTGGCCAGGCCTCCGGCGTGTCCGCCAGTTCCAAGCAGCTGCGGGAAAGCTCTCGCACGAAACTCAGTGCCCGGGCCGGATTGTCTTGAGCGATGTAGTCGCCAATCGCTTCGAGATCAGCTTCTGCCGCAGCGGTAAGTTCGACGATCATTCCGCTGGGCGACCCATGGCATGATACTTGGCCTCCAGCCGCGCAAAAATCTCTTTTGCCGGTTTGGTGCGCCCAGCTTCGGCATCCGCGATGCCCTTGGCAAGGGCCTGATCCAATACGGCGAGTCTAGCCTCGCGTTCCTGAATCAGGCGAATGCCTTCACGCAGGACTTCACTCTTGGAGTTGTAGCGTCCGGTCTCAACCAGCTTCGTGACGAAGCTTTCAAGCTGCGATCCAAGGTCTGCGCTGATCATCATGGCCTCCAGAGTGTCCTTCGTCATAGATGGCAGGCCTGATAATAGTTATCAAGTCTGCTGAACCCAGGGGGAAACATGTTCATCCGCCAAGGCGCGACCGCGACTGCAAAAATGGCAATTCAATCACGACCAAGGCGTTCTTCGCCCGCCGCTTGTTGGGCGTGTACCAGACGGTCTTGCGCTCGCCTGTCTGGCTGAACTCATAGGTCACCCCGAGGATCGTCTCGCGACGATCCGGATCGAGCATCCATTCGACGGGCGTGCCGATGTCGAATTCAGACGGCAGGGTGGCGCGCGCGAGGGCGGGGGTTTCTGTGCTGGTCATTGTTCGTCTCCCTCATTTGTTGTCTGAATATTCGCCTTGATGAGCGCCACGTCGAACGCCTCCTGGAACCGCGCGCGGTAGGCGGGGCCCATGGCACGCGCCAATCCAAGGATGCCAAGTGGGTCATGAATTTTCGCAAGGTCAGCTGCGAACTGCGGCCGCAAGGTCAAGGTCACGCTAGTCGGATGCTTGCCGCGTGCGCCACGGGACTCCTCGACATCCGGCATCCCATCACGTTCCCAATCGTCGAAGACCTGATCGCGCAGACCTTGGGCAACGCGGCGGATCAGGAATTGTACTGAGCACCGTGCAGCCGTCGCCCAAGCTTCCGCCAGCCGCGCCTGCCGGGTGGTCAGCGACAATGCGACATGGACTACATGCCCGCGCGCTGGTGATCCAGTTGCAATACCAGCCACCTTCGTATCCGAAGCCCTCTGGCCAATGAAAACCTTCTTCTCGTCCCGGAACTCTTCCTTGGGCCCAAAGGGTCTGACGCTGACTTCGCCTGCGTTGCCATTTGGCGTGGCCGTAGCCGTAATCGCAGCTGACAAAGGCACCGGCTCTGACTGAGCGTCAATCGAAGCCTTCGGCACTGGGATTGCCCGACCAGCGTTATCGCTCGCGCCAGAGCTCCCGCCAAACCCCAACTTTGCCGAAAACCCTGCGTCCTGCCGGATGATCCGCATCATGTCCTTGCGCTGCGCCATCATGCGATCTCCGACGGATTGAGGATCAGCTGGTCGATTTCCTCCAGAAGGTCTCCTGCCTCCTTCACGGCACTCTGGACATGTGCCGCAAGCGCCCGGTTCGGCGTCTGGTCCGCGATCACCCCGAGAAGCCCTTCTCTGTCCATTCGAACATAAGCGGCGCGGCTACCAAGATAGGTCTCCAGGGCAGGCAAGGACTGGAACAATTCTTCCGCCACCGCCCGCTCGGTCTCTGATACCCGCACAGGCACCCGATTGAGCATCACGGAAAATCCCGCAAGCTCATCCGGCTTTTCCACCCGACCCCGCAGCTTCAGGTACCAATTGGCGGTTTCCATCGTCTCACTCAGATCGCCCCGCGACAGCATCATCGGGCAAATGATCCGATGGGCGGCGACGGCCAGAACATCCTGTGCCTCTGACCCTCCACCGAAGGTGTCGATCAGGATCAGATGCTCTTGATCTTGCTGCTCATAGATTTGCCCGATGGCTTCTGCCACCCGGTGCGCATCCAGCGTGTGGATCACTTCGACCAAGGGAGACCAGTTGCCTGCCTCCTTTCCCGCCTGCAACCATTTCAGACAGGATTTTGAAGCATCGGTGTCAAAGATCGTGACTGCCTCACCCCGAGCCGCAGCAGCTGAAGCCAGGGCGCGGCAGAGGGTGCTCTTGCCGGATCCCCCCTTGCGGTTCATCACCAGCACAACACGTATCCCGTAACCCATATCACCTTCCTCACTTCACTGATTACATTTCTCACGATGCGGATCGCATAATTCGTTTATCTTAACTCGCATCACTTTGATCTGAACGCTAACTGCGGATATCAGAAAATGGCTCGCGCAAATCTTATTGCGAAAAGCGTATCTCTTTAATCTTTTGCCTGATTACTGGATGCGTATGTCTTTTATCTGATCGCGCAATGTGTGTGTCGTAAGTCGCAAGCACGAACACACATCCCTGATGCCATAAGCCGCATCGCACATATCCTTTCTTCGGAGCCTTAACACTGAGGCGTCGGCTCCATACAGTAAATAAAACAAGGCTTTAAGCCCGTATTCTTGAGGAAACTCACCTTTGGCCACTTGGCTGGGGTGCACAATCCGTGTCTTGCCTTGTGTGTTCAGCGATCAGCGAAACGCATTGGGTGGCAGGGGAGTTACCCAAGGTCATCACAATCTGCAAGGGCATAAATGTCGCAAAGGTTGTGCTTGAAAGAGAGGTGAGGGAAGGGGTAAGGAAGAGTGGCAGGAAATGCGATGTGTCTACAAATAATCGGTGGCAGAAGTTGGCGGTAAAATCAGATCCTCGCGAAACAAGACTTAAGTCGCGGTCCAGGGTTTTGGCGAAGACTGACAATGAAGTTTCTGATTCTGCGGTGCAGCAATTTGGTGGACGCGGACGGCCTCGGTCGGTGGACAAGGGCCAGGTCGTAAGCTGCCGCCTGCCTGCTGAAGAACTCCATGCCTTCGATGTGCTCTGCACCCAGCTTGGCGCGAAATCCCGCTCGGACGGGGTGCGGTCGGTGGTGCGGATGGCCTCAGGTTTCCTCGAGTTCAGCCGAGAGGACAGCGCCAAGCTGGAGGAAATCCGCTATGAGTTGGGCAAGATCGGCACCAACGTGAACCAGATTGCTTTGGCTGCGAACCGGGGCAGGGCGCCGATGGTCAAGGCGCAGTGGGCATCGGTGGATGAGTTGCGGCGGTCATTGCCGATGGTGGCCAAGGCGCTGAGCCAGATCATCGCGGAGCGCCGGCGGCAGGGAGTGGCGCTATTCCGGAAGTTTGTCGAGGCTCAGGAGGGCGCGCGCCATGGTTAAGCTTGGGTCGCGGCCCATCGGGCTGGCAGAAGCCGTTTTTGGCGAGATCAACGTCCTGCGTCCGCAGCAGGGCAGGGTGAAGGCAGGCGGTTCGTCTTCTCCCAAACACGGGTTCAGTTTCTCGACCCGGGCCAGCCAGCTGTGGCGGTTTTCGCTGGGCTCAAGCGCGGCGGTGCTCAAGAAGATCGGCAAGGGCGGGACGGCCAACGGCAAGGAGTTGGCGGCGCAGATGGACTATCTGTTTTCGAAGTCGGCCTCGATCTTCGGCAACGGGGTCGTGCTGGATGCCGATGCCAAGGGGCTGACCAAGGACGAGCGCAACGAGATCGTCGGCGACTGGGTCGAGGATTGGCGCGGATCACCGAAGAACGGCCACACCACCCATCTGCTGATGAGCTTCCCGTCGCATGTGCGACCGGAGAAGGCAAAGCTGATCGCCGAGGCCTGGGCCTTCGAGATGTTCCAGTCGGGCGCGCATCAGGATGATGTCTGGGCCTATGTCGCAGCCCTGCACACCGACAAGGCGCATCCGCATGTCCACATAGTCGTCAACAACCGGGGCACGGTGAAGGACAGCTGGTTCTACATGGCCAAAGAGCATGCCTTCAATCTGGAGGTCATGAAGGCGCGCATGGTGGTGATCGCCGCCGAGGAGGGTGTGTTCCTCGATGCCACCTCGCGCGCCGAGCGTGGCTTGCTGACCTATGGGCCGTCGCGGGCAGAAATCGAACGGGCGCGGGCTGAGGGCCGGGCGCCCGGGGAACGGTCGCGCGAGGGCAAGGCTCTGGAGGATGCCTTGGTCACAATGGCGCGCACGGCGGATGCGATGCGCAGTCTGCAACATGTGGCGGCCCTGACGGGTCTGCCGGAGATTGGCGAGAAGATCGCCAGGGCGGAAGAGGCCCTGCGGCGGGGTGGGGTGTTGCAGCCGTTTCCGGGTGATGTGGTGACAGCGGAGCGGGCCGATCTGGACCGACATTTCAGCGGCTGGATGGCAGATGCCGAGGGCAAGATCCGGAAGATGCCGGTCCCCGAGCGCAAGGACATGCGGGATGAGCTTTATGGCTATGCCATCGACATCGCCAAGGGCCTGGGCGATGCTCGTGGGGCGCAGCTGTTGCAGATGCTGCCGCAGACCAAGCTTTACGCGACGGCTCTTGAGGGGGACCGGCTGACGCAGGGCAAGGCGGTTGTTGACCTGGAGCCTGGGGCCACGGATCGGCTGAAATCGGACATTGTCGGCAAAGCGGTGGGCTTGGGTCTCAGCGGTGACCGGGTGGCCGAGCGGCTGGAAACCGGTGCCGCCAATGCCTGGGAAGAACGCGATTGGGTGCGCAGTGACTTGGCAACCCTGTCCGGGCGGCGGCGTGCCGACCTTCGCACCCCGGATCAAAGCCGGACGGTCGTCGATGATCTCGACGGTTTCTACGAAGCGGTGGCCAAGTTGATTGAGCATGCCCGCGCGCATGAGGTGGTGCCGGACAATGCGCGGTTGCTGCGCGCCCTCGGGTCGATGGGCCGTATCATGCAAGCGGATGGCAAGGTGGAGTTCCGGGGAGATGCCCATGCGCAGCGCTTCGCCGATGAGCTGCGGCAACGGTATGGCAAAGGGATTGTGGCGGAACTCGCCTCTGGGCGGACGGGTGCGCTGGCAGGGGATTTCGAGGATACGGGGCAGCGGAAGTGGATAGCGCGGGCGGTTGTTTCTGCGGCAAAGTCGCATTTGGCGCTCGGGCTGACGCTGAAAGAGGCACAGCACGCTGAACGGCTGCTCGCGTCAACTCCTGCTCGGGGCGAGCATGATTGGGAGCTGTGATTGCGCTCAGGAGTTCAGCACGTGCCGTAGTAGCCGCCGGAATATCGGCAGTACTCTGTGGCAGTGCCGGAACGGATCATCTCTGCCGCAATGTCTCGGCCGTTGGGCAGAAGACATTGGGCAACGAGGCGTCCATATCGATCGGCGTCCAGAACTGCGCAATGCAGGTGCTTGCCGGAAATC is a window encoding:
- a CDS encoding type II toxin-antitoxin system RelE/ParE family toxin, encoding MIVELTAAAEADLEAIGDYIAQDNPARALSFVRELSRSCLELADTPEAWPIIPRYEHHGVRRRVHGRYLIFYCIAEDRIVILHVLNGAMDVEAILFPNG
- a CDS encoding type II toxin-antitoxin system ParD family antitoxin, whose product is MISADLGSQLESFVTKLVETGRYNSKSEVLREGIRLIQEREARLAVLDQALAKGIADAEAGRTKPAKEIFARLEAKYHAMGRPAE
- a CDS encoding nucleotide-binding protein, which gives rise to MGYGIRVVLVMNRKGGSGKSTLCRALASAAAARGEAVTIFDTDASKSCLKWLQAGKEAGNWSPLVEVIHTLDAHRVAEAIGQIYEQQDQEHLILIDTFGGGSEAQDVLAVAAHRIICPMMLSRGDLSETMETANWYLKLRGRVEKPDELAGFSVMLNRVPVRVSETERAVAEELFQSLPALETYLGSRAAYVRMDREGLLGVIADQTPNRALAAHVQSAVKEAGDLLEEIDQLILNPSEIA
- the mobC gene encoding plasmid mobilization relaxosome protein MobC, coding for MDKGQVVSCRLPAEELHAFDVLCTQLGAKSRSDGVRSVVRMASGFLEFSREDSAKLEEIRYELGKIGTNVNQIALAANRGRAPMVKAQWASVDELRRSLPMVAKALSQIIAERRRQGVALFRKFVEAQEGARHG
- a CDS encoding relaxase/mobilization nuclease domain-containing protein, with the protein product MVKLGSRPIGLAEAVFGEINVLRPQQGRVKAGGSSSPKHGFSFSTRASQLWRFSLGSSAAVLKKIGKGGTANGKELAAQMDYLFSKSASIFGNGVVLDADAKGLTKDERNEIVGDWVEDWRGSPKNGHTTHLLMSFPSHVRPEKAKLIAEAWAFEMFQSGAHQDDVWAYVAALHTDKAHPHVHIVVNNRGTVKDSWFYMAKEHAFNLEVMKARMVVIAAEEGVFLDATSRAERGLLTYGPSRAEIERARAEGRAPGERSREGKALEDALVTMARTADAMRSLQHVAALTGLPEIGEKIARAEEALRRGGVLQPFPGDVVTAERADLDRHFSGWMADAEGKIRKMPVPERKDMRDELYGYAIDIAKGLGDARGAQLLQMLPQTKLYATALEGDRLTQGKAVVDLEPGATDRLKSDIVGKAVGLGLSGDRVAERLETGAANAWEERDWVRSDLATLSGRRRADLRTPDQSRTVVDDLDGFYEAVAKLIEHARAHEVVPDNARLLRALGSMGRIMQADGKVEFRGDAHAQRFADELRQRYGKGIVAELASGRTGALAGDFEDTGQRKWIARAVVSAAKSHLALGLTLKEAQHAERLLASTPARGEHDWEL
- a CDS encoding thermonuclease family protein — encoded protein: MARAEEAPILEARVSKVLDGDTFTLSGESRRIRVWGLDAPEWNHQGGSTATSALRNLISGKHLHCAVLDADRYGRLVAQCLLPNGRDIAAEMIRSGTATEYCRYSGGYYGTC